The genomic interval TCCTGGATGCCGTTGTCTTCCATGATGACCTTGGCGCTCACCCCGTAGGCCGCCGCGATGGCGGAGAGCGACTCGCCGGGCTGCACCTCGTGTTCGTAGCCCGTGCTCGGCCCGGTCTTCCGCGATCCGCTCTGTTTCTTCGCGGAGCCGGAGGAGGACGAGGACCCGACGAGCTGCGCGATCTTCTTGCTCAAGGTGTCCACGAGTTCCTGCTTGTCCTGCTGGCGTGCCGCGTCGAGGGCGCGGATCCGCCGGTCCAAGTCCTCGATGCGCGACTGGAGCGCCATCGACTCGGAGGAGTCGGCGCGGGACTGGGTGGCGCGCAGCGTATCCATGTTCGCC from Kiritimatiellia bacterium carries:
- a CDS encoding LysM peptidoglycan-binding domain-containing protein, which translates into the protein MKQAWIIAAAGLSLAGCVTYDDAQREAAAGREDYLLVQEKMRRLEGRMEGVELEISRIQANMDTLRATQSRADSSESMALQSRIEDLDRRIRALDAARQQDKQELVDTLSKKIAQLVGSSSSSGSAKKQSGSRKTGPSTGYEHEVQPGESLSAIAAAYGVSAKVIMEDNGIQDANKLRVGQKLFIRD